The following proteins are encoded in a genomic region of Mycolicibacterium rutilum:
- a CDS encoding patatin-like phospholipase family protein, translated as MAGKRVALALGSGGARGYAHIGVIEELQDRGYEIVGVAGSSMGALVGGLHAAGKLDDFSEWAKSLTQGAVLRLLDPSITAAGVLRATKILDAVRDILGEVRIEDLPIPYTAVTTDLITGKSVWLQRGPVDAAIRASIAIPGVIAPHVLDGRLLADGGILEPLPMAPIAAVNADLTIAVSLAGSEAGGAEEPAEPGSRARTEWLSRVWRSTTALFESSTVFGRSGDSTDELVDATKEAEVAKEAAREVTVPRLGSFEVMNRTIDIAQAALARHQLASYPPDLLIEVPRSACRSLEFHRAAEVIDVGIELATAALDALEKKPAPTEPGAGVVTGDQTPR; from the coding sequence ATGGCTGGCAAGCGGGTAGCGCTGGCGCTGGGCAGCGGCGGCGCCCGGGGATACGCCCACATCGGCGTCATCGAGGAACTGCAGGACCGCGGCTACGAGATCGTCGGCGTCGCCGGGTCGTCGATGGGCGCGCTCGTCGGCGGACTGCACGCGGCAGGCAAGCTCGACGACTTCTCCGAGTGGGCGAAATCGCTGACGCAGGGCGCGGTGCTGCGCCTGCTCGACCCGTCGATCACCGCGGCCGGTGTGCTGCGGGCGACCAAGATCCTCGACGCGGTGCGCGACATCCTCGGCGAGGTCCGCATCGAGGACCTGCCGATCCCCTACACCGCGGTGACGACGGATCTCATCACCGGCAAGTCGGTGTGGCTGCAGCGCGGCCCAGTCGACGCCGCGATCCGCGCGTCGATCGCGATCCCCGGCGTCATCGCCCCGCACGTGCTCGACGGCCGGCTGCTGGCCGACGGCGGCATCCTCGAACCGCTGCCGATGGCGCCGATCGCCGCCGTCAACGCCGACCTCACGATCGCGGTGTCGCTGGCCGGCAGCGAGGCGGGCGGCGCGGAGGAACCCGCCGAACCGGGTTCGCGGGCGCGCACGGAATGGTTGTCGCGGGTCTGGCGCAGCACCACCGCGCTGTTCGAGTCCAGCACGGTGTTCGGCCGGTCCGGCGACAGCACCGACGAACTCGTCGACGCCACCAAGGAAGCCGAGGTCGCCAAGGAGGCGGCCCGCGAAGTCACCGTGCCCAGGCTCGGCAGCTTCGAGGTGATGAACCGCACGATCGACATCGCCCAGGCGGCGCTCGCGCGCCACCAGCTCGCCAGCTATCCGCCCGACCTGCTCATCGAAGTGCCCCGATCCGCTTGTCGCAGTTTGGAATTCCATCGCGCCGCTGAGGTCATCGATGTCGGGATCGAGCTGGCCACCGCCGCGCTGGACGCGCTGGAGAAGAAGCCGGCGCCCACCGAGCCCGGGGCCGGCGTCGTCACCGGGGATCAGACACCGAGGTAG
- a CDS encoding Bax inhibitor-1/YccA family protein, protein MRESSNPVFRTLPKTQGGYAQFGTGAAAYGTQAVHTDPYATQYPDQQQAGVARPLTIDDVVTRTGITLAVLSAVAVVSYFLVAQNIGLAMPFTLVGALGGLVLVLIATFGRKQDNPGIVLSYAALEGLFLGAFSFVVANLMVSGVSAGALISQAVLGTIGVFAGMLVVYKTGAIRVTPKFTRFIVASLFGVVALMLGNLVLGLFGVGGGEGLGLRSGGPIAIIFSLICIGLAAFSFLIDFDAADQMIRAGAPEKAAWGIALGLTVTLVWLYIEILRLLSYFNSD, encoded by the coding sequence GTGCGGGAATCCAGCAACCCCGTATTCCGGACCCTGCCAAAGACGCAGGGCGGATATGCGCAATTCGGTACCGGGGCTGCCGCCTACGGTACGCAGGCGGTTCACACGGACCCCTATGCGACGCAGTACCCCGACCAGCAGCAGGCGGGCGTCGCGCGGCCGCTGACCATCGATGACGTCGTCACCCGCACGGGCATCACGCTCGCGGTGCTGTCGGCCGTCGCGGTGGTGTCGTACTTCCTGGTGGCCCAGAACATCGGGCTGGCCATGCCGTTCACCTTGGTGGGCGCGCTCGGCGGCCTGGTGCTCGTGCTGATCGCGACGTTCGGCCGCAAGCAGGACAACCCCGGCATCGTGCTGAGCTACGCGGCGCTCGAGGGCCTGTTCCTCGGTGCGTTCTCGTTCGTCGTGGCGAACCTGATGGTGTCCGGTGTCAGCGCCGGCGCCTTGATCAGCCAGGCGGTGCTCGGCACGATCGGCGTGTTCGCCGGCATGCTCGTGGTCTACAAGACCGGTGCCATCCGGGTGACGCCGAAGTTCACCCGTTTCATCGTGGCCAGCCTGTTCGGTGTGGTGGCCCTGATGCTCGGCAACCTGGTGCTCGGCCTGTTCGGTGTCGGCGGCGGCGAGGGCCTCGGCCTGCGCAGCGGCGGCCCGATCGCGATCATCTTCTCGCTGATCTGCATCGGCCTGGCGGCGTTCAGCTTCCTGATCGACTTCGATGCCGCCGATCAGATGATCCGCGCCGGTGCGCCGGAGAAGGCCGCGTGGGGCATCGCCCTCGGCCTGACCGTCACGCTGGTCTGGCTGTACATCGAGATCCTGCGACTGCTGTCCTACTTCAACAGCGACTAG
- a CDS encoding enoyl-CoA hydratase, which yields MSDYETILVTRDDRVATITLNRPKALNALNSQVMHEVTTAAAELDNDPGVGAIIVTGNEKAFAAGADIKEMASLTFAGVYSSDFFAAWGKFAATRTPTIAAVAGYALGGGCELAMMCDLLIAADTAKFGQPEIKLGVLPGMGGSQRLTRAIGKAKAMDLILTGRNMDAEEAERAGLVSRVVPADSLLDEAASIARTIAGMSLSAARMAKEAVDRAFETTLAEGLLYERRLFHSAFATDDQTEGMNAFTEKRPPNFRHR from the coding sequence ATGAGCGACTACGAGACGATTCTGGTCACCCGCGACGACCGCGTCGCCACCATCACGCTGAACCGGCCGAAAGCGCTCAACGCGCTCAACAGCCAGGTGATGCACGAAGTCACCACCGCCGCAGCCGAATTGGACAACGACCCGGGTGTCGGCGCGATCATCGTCACCGGCAACGAGAAGGCGTTCGCCGCCGGTGCCGACATCAAGGAGATGGCGAGCCTGACGTTCGCCGGCGTGTACAGCAGCGACTTCTTCGCTGCCTGGGGGAAATTCGCCGCCACCCGCACCCCCACCATCGCCGCGGTCGCCGGTTACGCGCTCGGTGGCGGCTGCGAACTGGCGATGATGTGCGATCTGCTGATCGCCGCCGACACCGCGAAATTCGGTCAGCCGGAGATCAAGCTGGGCGTACTTCCGGGTATGGGCGGTTCGCAGCGACTCACCCGCGCCATCGGCAAGGCCAAGGCCATGGACCTGATCCTCACCGGCCGCAACATGGACGCCGAGGAGGCCGAACGCGCGGGCTTGGTCTCGCGCGTGGTGCCGGCCGACTCGCTGCTCGACGAGGCCGCGTCGATCGCCAGAACCATCGCCGGAATGTCGCTGTCGGCGGCGCGGATGGCCAAGGAGGCCGTCGACCGGGCGTTCGAGACCACGCTCGCCGAGGGACTGCTCTACGAACGCAGGCTGTTCCATTCGGCGTTCGCGACCGACGACCAGACCGAGGGCATGAACGCGTTCACCGAGAAGCGCCCACCAAACTTCCGCCACCGTTAA
- a CDS encoding SGNH/GDSL hydrolase family protein — MGTSRLATSIAVAAAATGSAYIGARNLLIGQADQARQAIPKAWDIPPRADGVYSPGGGPVERWHRDVPADLHLMIFGDSTATGYGATSAEEVPGVLLARGLAEVSGRRIRLSTKAIVGATSKGLSGQIDAMFVAGPPPNAAVIMIGANDITRPNGIGPSARRLGKGVRRLRDAGAVVVVGTCPDFGVITAIPQPLRAYARSRGLHLARVQAAAVRSAGGIPVPLADLLAPHFRKTPDVLFSPDMFHPSGAGYELAANQLLPALCNALSDWLGGAVPELPWQSRSGEGFALLGRVGGLSRLWRRSTGVPAPVLGGVPTPAAVPAS; from the coding sequence GTGGGCACATCCCGCCTGGCGACCTCCATCGCGGTTGCGGCCGCGGCGACGGGTTCTGCGTATATCGGCGCCCGCAACCTGCTGATCGGGCAGGCCGACCAGGCGCGGCAGGCGATCCCCAAGGCGTGGGACATCCCGCCGCGCGCGGACGGCGTGTACTCACCCGGTGGCGGTCCGGTCGAGCGGTGGCACCGCGACGTGCCCGCCGATCTGCATCTGATGATCTTCGGCGACTCCACCGCGACCGGATACGGCGCGACCAGCGCGGAGGAGGTGCCCGGCGTGCTGCTGGCGCGCGGGCTCGCCGAGGTCTCCGGCAGGCGAATCCGGCTCAGCACCAAGGCCATCGTCGGCGCGACGTCGAAAGGGCTGTCCGGTCAGATCGACGCGATGTTCGTTGCCGGCCCGCCGCCGAACGCCGCGGTGATCATGATCGGCGCCAACGACATCACCCGCCCCAACGGAATCGGGCCGTCGGCACGCCGGCTCGGCAAGGGCGTGCGCCGGCTGCGCGACGCGGGCGCGGTCGTGGTCGTCGGCACCTGCCCGGACTTCGGGGTGATCACCGCGATCCCCCAGCCGCTTCGCGCCTACGCCCGCAGCCGCGGCCTGCACCTGGCCCGGGTCCAGGCGGCGGCGGTGCGGTCGGCAGGCGGGATCCCGGTGCCGCTCGCCGACCTGTTGGCGCCGCACTTCCGCAAGACGCCCGACGTGCTGTTCTCGCCGGACATGTTCCACCCGTCGGGTGCCGGCTACGAGCTGGCCGCCAACCAGCTGCTGCCCGCGCTGTGTAATGCGCTGAGCGACTGGCTCGGTGGCGCGGTGCCCGAGTTGCCGTGGCAGTCGCGGTCGGGCGAGGGCTTCGCGCTGCTGGGCCGCGTCGGCGGACTGAGCAGGCTCTGGCGGCGCTCGACGGGGGTCCCCGCACCGGTGCTCGGTGGGGTCCCCACCCCGGCCGCGGTGCCCGCCAGCTAG
- a CDS encoding acetyl-CoA C-acetyltransferase, with protein MPEAVIVATARSPIGRAAKGSLVDMRPDDLAAQMVRAVLDKVPALDPRDIDDLIMGCGQPAGEAGFNVGRAVAVQLGYDFLPGTTVNRYCSSSLQTTRMAFHAIKAGEGHAFISAGVETVSRFPKGTADGWPDSKNPVFADAMSRSDQSAAGADEWHDPREDGALPDVYIAMGQTAENVALHTGISREDQDHWGVRSQNRAEEAINSGFFDREIVPVTLPDGTVVSKDDGPRAGTTYEKISQLKPVFRPNGTVTAGNACPLNDGAAALVVMSDVRAKELGLTPLARIVSTGVSGLSPEIMGLGPIEATKKALANAGMSIGDIDLYEINEAFAVQVLGSARALGMDEDKLNVSGGAIALGHPFGMTGARITATLLNNLTTHDKTFGLETMCVGGGQGMAMVIERLS; from the coding sequence ATGCCTGAAGCCGTCATTGTCGCGACCGCGCGGTCGCCGATCGGCCGCGCCGCCAAGGGATCACTGGTCGACATGCGACCCGACGACCTGGCCGCCCAGATGGTGCGCGCGGTGTTGGACAAGGTGCCCGCGCTCGATCCGCGCGACATCGACGACCTCATCATGGGCTGCGGTCAGCCCGCCGGTGAGGCCGGCTTCAACGTCGGCAGGGCGGTCGCCGTGCAGCTGGGCTACGACTTCCTGCCCGGCACCACCGTCAACCGGTACTGCTCGTCGTCGCTGCAGACCACCCGCATGGCGTTCCACGCGATCAAGGCCGGCGAGGGTCATGCGTTCATTTCGGCTGGCGTGGAGACGGTTTCGCGATTCCCGAAGGGCACGGCCGACGGCTGGCCGGACAGCAAGAACCCGGTGTTCGCCGACGCGATGAGCCGGTCGGACCAGTCCGCCGCGGGCGCCGACGAATGGCACGACCCGCGCGAGGACGGCGCGCTGCCCGACGTGTACATCGCGATGGGCCAGACCGCCGAGAACGTCGCGCTGCACACCGGGATCAGCCGCGAGGACCAGGACCACTGGGGCGTCCGGTCGCAGAACCGCGCCGAGGAGGCCATCAACAGCGGCTTCTTCGATCGCGAGATCGTGCCGGTGACGCTGCCCGACGGCACCGTGGTGTCCAAGGACGACGGTCCGCGCGCCGGCACCACCTACGAGAAGATCAGCCAGCTCAAGCCGGTGTTCCGGCCGAACGGCACCGTGACCGCGGGCAACGCCTGCCCGCTGAACGACGGTGCCGCGGCGCTGGTCGTGATGAGCGATGTGCGGGCCAAGGAGCTCGGGCTGACCCCGCTGGCGCGCATCGTGTCGACCGGTGTGAGCGGGCTGTCGCCGGAGATCATGGGGCTGGGCCCGATCGAGGCGACGAAGAAGGCGCTGGCCAACGCCGGGATGTCGATCGGCGACATCGACCTCTACGAGATCAACGAGGCGTTCGCGGTGCAGGTGCTGGGCTCGGCGCGGGCGCTGGGCATGGACGAGGACAAGCTCAACGTCTCCGGCGGCGCGATCGCGCTGGGCCACCCGTTCGGTATGACCGGCGCGCGGATCACCGCGACGCTGCTCAACAACCTGACCACGCACGACAAGACGTTCGGTCTGGAGACCATGTGCGTCGGCGGCGGCCAGGGCATGGCGATGGTGATCGAGCGGCTGTCCTGA
- a CDS encoding enoyl-CoA hydratase/isomerase family protein, translating into MGENEDVLVTVDRGVGLITLNRPKAINSLNHVMVTAMARALTEWENSDDVSTVLIDGAGERGLCAGGDIVALYHSARADGSEARTFWYDEYLLNAQIGRFPKPYVALMDGIVMGGGVGVSAHGSVRVVTDTTKMAMPEVGIGFIPDVGGTRILSHTPGLLGYHAALTGANFDGADAIALGFADHYVPHDKLAEFKAAVIADGVDAALKTFAVEPPPSNLAAQRDWIDQCYAGDTPADIVAALRSHGPAAEKAADLIETRSPVSVSVTLEALRRAAELDTLEDVLRQEYRTSCASLRSHDFVEGIRAQVVDKDRNPKWSPASLAAVTPADVEAYFAPADRELEF; encoded by the coding sequence GTGGGCGAAAACGAGGATGTCCTAGTAACTGTTGACCGCGGCGTCGGCCTGATCACCCTCAACCGGCCCAAGGCGATCAATTCGCTGAACCACGTGATGGTGACCGCGATGGCCCGCGCGCTCACCGAGTGGGAGAACAGCGACGACGTCTCCACCGTGCTGATCGACGGCGCCGGTGAACGCGGCCTGTGCGCAGGCGGCGACATCGTCGCGCTGTACCACAGCGCCCGCGCCGACGGGTCCGAGGCGCGCACGTTCTGGTACGACGAATACCTGCTCAACGCCCAGATCGGCCGGTTCCCCAAACCGTATGTCGCGCTGATGGACGGCATCGTGATGGGCGGCGGCGTCGGGGTCAGCGCGCACGGCAGCGTGCGGGTCGTCACCGACACCACCAAGATGGCGATGCCCGAGGTCGGCATCGGCTTCATCCCCGACGTCGGCGGCACGCGCATCCTGTCGCACACACCCGGCCTGCTCGGCTACCACGCGGCGCTCACCGGGGCGAACTTCGACGGCGCGGACGCGATCGCGCTCGGCTTCGCCGACCACTACGTGCCCCACGACAAGCTCGCCGAGTTCAAGGCCGCGGTCATCGCCGATGGCGTCGACGCCGCCCTGAAGACCTTCGCCGTCGAACCGCCTCCGAGTAACCTTGCCGCGCAGCGTGATTGGATCGACCAGTGCTACGCCGGCGACACCCCCGCCGACATCGTCGCCGCCCTGCGCAGCCACGGGCCCGCCGCCGAGAAGGCCGCCGACCTCATCGAGACCCGCTCGCCGGTCTCGGTCTCGGTGACGCTGGAAGCCCTGCGCCGCGCCGCCGAACTCGACACACTCGAAGACGTGCTGCGCCAGGAGTACCGGACGTCATGCGCGTCGCTGCGCTCCCACGATTTCGTCGAGGGCATCCGCGCCCAGGTCGTCGACAAGGACCGCAACCCGAAGTGGTCGCCTGCCTCGCTGGCGGCCGTCACCCCCGCCGACGTCGAGGCCTATTTCGCGCCGGCCGACCGCGAACTGGAGTTCTGA
- a CDS encoding rhodanese-like domain-containing protein: MTSRIDRVLDEARARLRRLTAAEVPAALQRGALLVDIRPQAQRAREGDVPGALVIERNVLEWRCDPTSEARLPQAVDDDVEWVVLCSEGYTSSLAAASLVDLGLHRATDVIGGYHALKAENVLV; this comes from the coding sequence ATGACGAGTCGTATCGACCGCGTGCTCGACGAGGCCCGCGCCCGGCTGCGCCGGCTGACGGCGGCGGAGGTGCCCGCCGCACTGCAACGCGGCGCGCTGCTGGTCGACATCAGGCCGCAGGCGCAGCGCGCCCGGGAGGGCGACGTGCCGGGGGCACTGGTGATCGAGCGCAACGTGTTGGAGTGGCGCTGCGACCCGACCAGCGAGGCGCGGCTGCCGCAGGCGGTCGACGACGACGTCGAGTGGGTGGTGCTGTGCTCGGAGGGATACACCTCCAGCCTCGCCGCGGCGTCGCTGGTCGACCTCGGCCTGCACCGCGCCACCGACGTGATCGGCGGCTACCACGCGCTCAAGGCCGAGAACGTTCTGGTCTAG
- a CDS encoding endonuclease domain-containing protein codes for MGEKKRQQLPFIGSEALASGALNRYELRRYHRPLMPNVYLDEHIDPSLAQRTVGAWLWSRRQAVIAGLAASALHGSKWIDDDVPVELIWRNARAPEGVITRDDLLLPNEFQCLDGLPVTTPERTAFDIGRRGSLGAAVARLDALAAATGLKASAVEALAREHARARGLRQLERALDLMDAGAESPKETWLRLLVIRNGYPRPRTQIPILGPDGWPMYFLDMGWEHLKLALEYDGGQHWDDAVRVAYDIKRGEYVDDLGWTVIRVTKGHHAYDVLARVQRAWNRLSR; via the coding sequence ATGGGGGAGAAGAAAAGACAACAACTGCCGTTCATCGGCAGCGAGGCGTTGGCGTCCGGGGCGCTGAACCGGTACGAGTTGCGGCGCTATCACCGGCCACTGATGCCGAACGTCTACCTGGACGAGCACATCGACCCGTCGCTGGCGCAGCGCACCGTCGGGGCGTGGCTGTGGTCACGCCGGCAGGCCGTGATCGCGGGGTTGGCGGCGTCGGCGCTGCACGGCAGCAAGTGGATCGACGACGACGTACCGGTCGAGCTGATCTGGCGCAACGCCCGCGCGCCCGAGGGGGTGATCACCCGCGACGATCTATTGCTGCCGAACGAGTTTCAGTGTCTCGACGGTCTGCCCGTCACCACGCCGGAGCGCACCGCGTTCGACATCGGCAGGCGGGGATCGCTCGGTGCGGCGGTCGCCCGGCTCGACGCGCTCGCGGCCGCAACCGGATTGAAAGCGTCCGCGGTCGAGGCGCTCGCCCGAGAACACGCACGGGCGCGCGGACTGCGTCAGCTCGAACGGGCGCTCGACCTGATGGACGCCGGCGCCGAGTCGCCGAAGGAAACGTGGTTGCGGCTGTTGGTCATTCGCAACGGCTATCCGCGGCCCCGCACGCAGATCCCGATCCTGGGCCCGGACGGGTGGCCGATGTACTTCCTCGACATGGGTTGGGAGCACCTGAAGCTGGCGCTCGAGTACGACGGCGGGCAGCACTGGGACGACGCCGTTCGCGTCGCCTACGACATCAAGCGGGGCGAGTACGTCGACGATCTCGGCTGGACCGTGATCCGCGTGACGAAGGGCCACCACGCCTACGACGTGCTGGCCCGCGTGCAGCGAGCGTGGAACCGGCTGAGTCGTTGA
- a CDS encoding alpha/beta hydrolase encodes MRATPGDKPDKPWWVRHYTFTGTALGLIFIWLSLTPSLLPRGPLFQGLVSGGAGAFGYGLGVFVVWLVRYMLSRDSSPPAPRSAWIALVVIGVVGQILMIVYFHIWQDEVRDLNGVPRMGFWDHPLTAVLSIVTLFVLVEVGQLIGRLVRFLVRQLERVAPPRVSAVVVVVLLLALSIALLNGVVVRFAMDTINKTFAAVNDEADPDFAAPTSPLRSGGPDSLVSWESLGHQGRVFVSAGPTVEDLTEFNGRPAIEPIRAYAGLHSADGIKATAALAAQELQRKGGLDRAVVAVATTTGTGWINEAEASALEYMYNGDTAIVSMQYSFLPSWLSFLVDKENARQAGQALFEAVDGLIRELPEAQRPRLVVFGESLGSFGGEAPFLALNNLIARTDGALFSGPTFNNTIWTQLTRDRDPGSPMWLPIYDKGENVHFAACAENLGRPDDPWGQPRVVYLQHASDPIAWWNPDLLFAEPDWLKEPRGYDVSGRMQWIPVVTFLQVSADMAVAVDVPDGHGHVYVKDVANAWAAVLQPPGWTPEKTERLRPLLSSDENA; translated from the coding sequence ATGCGGGCGACACCGGGTGACAAGCCCGACAAGCCCTGGTGGGTGCGCCACTACACCTTCACCGGCACCGCGCTCGGCCTCATCTTCATCTGGCTGTCGCTGACACCGTCGCTGCTTCCGCGTGGCCCGCTGTTCCAAGGTCTGGTCAGCGGCGGCGCGGGCGCGTTCGGGTACGGGCTCGGCGTCTTCGTGGTGTGGCTGGTGCGCTACATGCTCTCGCGGGACTCCAGCCCACCCGCACCGCGCAGCGCGTGGATCGCGCTGGTGGTCATCGGCGTGGTCGGCCAGATCCTGATGATCGTCTACTTCCACATCTGGCAGGACGAGGTACGCGACCTCAACGGCGTACCGCGGATGGGCTTTTGGGATCACCCGCTGACCGCGGTGCTGTCGATCGTCACGCTGTTCGTGCTCGTCGAGGTCGGCCAGCTGATCGGCAGGCTGGTGCGCTTTCTGGTGCGCCAGCTCGAACGCGTTGCCCCGCCGCGGGTTTCGGCAGTCGTCGTGGTGGTGCTGCTGCTGGCGTTGTCGATCGCGCTGCTCAATGGCGTCGTGGTGCGCTTCGCGATGGACACCATCAACAAGACGTTCGCGGCGGTCAACGACGAGGCCGACCCCGACTTCGCGGCGCCGACGTCACCGCTGCGGTCGGGCGGACCCGACTCCTTGGTGTCGTGGGAGTCGCTGGGCCATCAGGGCCGCGTGTTCGTCTCGGCGGGGCCGACGGTCGAGGACCTCACCGAATTCAACGGCCGGCCCGCGATCGAGCCGATCCGCGCCTACGCGGGCCTGCATTCGGCCGACGGGATCAAGGCGACCGCCGCGCTGGCCGCGCAGGAACTGCAGCGCAAGGGCGGGCTCGACCGCGCCGTAGTCGCCGTCGCCACCACGACCGGCACCGGTTGGATCAACGAGGCCGAGGCCTCGGCGTTGGAGTACATGTACAACGGCGACACCGCGATCGTGTCGATGCAGTACTCGTTCCTGCCGAGCTGGCTGTCGTTCCTCGTGGACAAGGAGAACGCGCGGCAGGCAGGACAAGCGCTCTTCGAGGCGGTCGACGGACTCATCCGCGAGTTGCCCGAGGCACAGCGGCCGCGGCTCGTGGTTTTCGGCGAGAGCCTGGGCTCGTTCGGCGGCGAGGCCCCGTTCCTGGCGCTCAACAACCTGATCGCCCGCACCGACGGCGCACTGTTCAGTGGCCCGACGTTCAACAACACGATCTGGACGCAGCTGACCCGCGACCGCGACCCCGGCTCGCCGATGTGGCTGCCCATCTACGACAAGGGCGAGAACGTCCACTTCGCCGCATGCGCAGAGAATCTCGGCCGGCCCGACGATCCGTGGGGTCAGCCGCGGGTGGTGTATCTGCAACACGCCTCTGACCCGATCGCCTGGTGGAATCCCGATCTGCTGTTCGCCGAGCCCGACTGGCTCAAAGAGCCTCGGGGATACGACGTTTCGGGCCGCATGCAGTGGATACCGGTGGTGACGTTCCTTCAGGTGTCGGCCGACATGGCGGTGGCCGTCGACGTGCCCGACGGACACGGTCACGTCTACGTCAAGGACGTCGCCAATGCGTGGGCGGCGGTCCTGCAGCCGCCGGGCTGGACACCGGAGAAGACCGAGCGGCTGCGGCCGCTGCTGTCGAGCGACGAGAACGCCTAG
- a CDS encoding cysteine dioxygenase: MATPAVLSPAALPAVSSPTRLRLPDLLLATDRAADDVLTGRYDHLVPRGGPPRDERWFTRLHGDDELDIWLISWVPDRSTELHDHGGSLGALTVLSGSLRETRWDGGALRRRRLTAGDQAAFPLGWVHDVVWAPSAVAAPTLSVHAYSPPLTAMSYYEVTDRNTLRRNRTELTDAPEG; the protein is encoded by the coding sequence ATGGCCACCCCTGCCGTTCTGTCCCCTGCTGCGCTGCCCGCCGTCTCCTCGCCGACCCGGCTGCGGCTGCCCGACCTCCTGCTCGCCACCGACCGCGCCGCCGACGACGTGCTCACCGGCCGCTACGACCACCTGGTGCCCCGCGGCGGCCCGCCGCGCGACGAGCGGTGGTTCACCCGCCTGCACGGCGACGACGAACTCGACATCTGGCTGATCAGCTGGGTGCCGGACCGGTCGACCGAACTGCACGACCACGGCGGCTCACTCGGCGCGCTGACCGTGCTGTCGGGATCGCTGCGCGAGACCCGCTGGGACGGTGGGGCGTTGCGGCGCCGACGGCTGACCGCGGGCGATCAGGCCGCGTTCCCGCTGGGATGGGTGCACGACGTGGTGTGGGCGCCGTCAGCGGTCGCTGCTCCGACGCTGAGCGTGCACGCGTACTCGCCGCCGCTGACCGCGATGTCGTACTACGAGGTCACCGACCGGAACACGCTGCGGCGCAACCGCACCGAACTGACCGACGCTCCGGAGGGCTGA
- the lpqV gene encoding lipoprotein LpqV, translated as MGRHIGLTATVAAAVIMAGCSSGTDGGSGTPAPSTTPSTSTPTSEETPTAAPGSVAVSPGGVTTAVGAPADSTEEEYSKACTAAKQWMDERGGDPKTQIEPYLGMLQSTDSAGPGTYDTAWSQLPPPRQAAVIVAVQAAAEGLCG; from the coding sequence ATGGGCAGGCACATCGGACTCACGGCGACGGTGGCTGCGGCGGTCATCATGGCGGGCTGCTCGTCGGGCACCGACGGCGGCTCGGGCACCCCCGCACCGTCGACCACGCCGTCGACGTCCACGCCGACGAGCGAGGAAACCCCGACGGCGGCACCGGGATCGGTCGCCGTCTCCCCCGGCGGCGTCACCACCGCGGTCGGTGCGCCCGCCGACTCCACCGAGGAGGAGTACTCCAAGGCCTGCACGGCGGCCAAGCAGTGGATGGACGAGCGCGGCGGCGATCCGAAAACCCAGATCGAGCCGTATCTCGGGATGCTGCAGTCCACGGATTCGGCCGGGCCCGGCACCTACGACACCGCGTGGTCGCAGCTGCCCCCGCCGCGGCAGGCCGCCGTCATCGTCGCGGTGCAGGCGGCCGCCGAAGGCCTGTGCGGCTGA